A stretch of the Persephonella sp. genome encodes the following:
- the soxA gene encoding sulfur oxidation c-type cytochrome SoxA — MKVKYLGLLGLSALIISGAISEEIGQAISPEDWKLYEEGINPGEVFAEEVGGNLFEKLMGPKKISCASCHVKDGDVEERVATAAAYYPKYDKDAGMIINLEQRIQICQSKHMDMKPFSLKSKENTALTTYLYYLAQGTKIDVDTKSPMAKEYLKYGRYIFTLKRGVRNLSCQVCHEFAAGRVLRMQWLKPLGFEYNGIKGTTAADHWPAFRMTKNKVQTLQQRFQGCQKQGGQKKLPLGSKEMVALELYVKSLSNGAELKTPGLRR; from the coding sequence ATGAAAGTTAAATATTTAGGACTGCTTGGCTTATCTGCCCTGATCATTTCAGGTGCTATCTCTGAAGAGATAGGTCAAGCTATATCTCCAGAAGACTGGAAACTGTATGAAGAAGGTATAAACCCTGGTGAGGTATTTGCTGAGGAGGTTGGAGGCAATCTTTTTGAAAAACTCATGGGACCAAAAAAAATATCCTGTGCCTCATGCCACGTAAAAGATGGAGATGTTGAGGAAAGGGTAGCAACAGCTGCAGCCTACTATCCTAAATACGATAAAGACGCAGGAATGATAATAAACCTTGAACAGAGGATACAGATATGCCAGAGCAAACATATGGATATGAAACCTTTTTCACTAAAAAGCAAAGAAAACACAGCATTAACAACTTACCTTTATTACCTTGCTCAGGGAACAAAGATAGATGTTGATACAAAATCCCCTATGGCAAAAGAGTATCTCAAATATGGAAGATACATATTTACCCTAAAAAGAGGTGTAAGAAACCTTTCATGTCAGGTATGCCATGAGTTTGCAGCAGGAAGGGTGCTAAGGATGCAGTGGCTCAAACCACTTGGTTTTGAGTACAACGGTATAAAAGGAACAACAGCAGCAGACCACTGGCCTGCTTTCAGAATGACAAAAAACAAAGTTCAGACACTTCAGCAAAGATTTCAGGGCTGTCAAAAACAGGGAGGACAGAAAAAACTTCCACTTGGATCAAAAGAGATGGTAGCCCTTGAGCTTTATGTTAAATCTCTATCAAACGGAGCAGAACTGAAAACTCCGGGACTTAGAAGGTAG
- the soxZ gene encoding thiosulfate oxidation carrier complex protein SoxZ, with protein MARTALIKLRPRRYKKGDIIRVDSVIMHPMHTGLVKDKKTGKIIPPHYINKVEVYYGGELITSIDVNASVSANPFFSFYLVADKKAPLKIVWKDNKGEVTEKTVKIKPH; from the coding sequence ATGGCAAGAACAGCTTTGATAAAACTCAGACCAAGAAGATACAAAAAAGGAGACATTATAAGGGTTGATTCTGTTATTATGCACCCTATGCACACAGGTCTTGTAAAAGACAAAAAAACCGGCAAAATAATACCTCCTCACTACATAAACAAAGTTGAGGTTTACTACGGAGGAGAGCTTATAACATCTATTGATGTTAATGCATCTGTAAGTGCCAACCCATTTTTCTCATTCTATCTTGTTGCAGACAAAAAAGCCCCTTTAAAGATCGTGTGGAAGGACAACAAAGGGGAAGTTACAGAAAAGACTGTAAAGATAAAACCACACTGA